A stretch of DNA from Cryptomeria japonica chromosome 4, Sugi_1.0, whole genome shotgun sequence:
GTCATTACTTGTTATTCCATCACATTCTGGCATTTCTAAACCTCAAATTTTATGCAAGGTTGTACTATCATTTTGTTGTGATAATTCTATTTTGGTCTATATGGGATGCTAGTGTGTTACATTGTCATCCATGTGTTGCATGAATTTCACAGATAGAGAGCTAGTCCAAGTATCCAAAAGACTTTTGTCACTTGCCCTTTTTGTTTCTGAAGTCCCTGCAGTTTAATTCTATTACATGTTCATGGTATATACAAAAGCATACATCATTTCCTCAATTAAACTTCAACTTCATAATTAATAGGGTAAACATTAAAGTTTTGATTgctttcaatttatttaaatgttttgtatgATTTTGTTCTCTTGATGAATATGTATTCTTTCATAGTAATTCACTTTTCCCACTCTACAATTAGCTTTCAAAGAATGAGGTTTTCATAGCATACACAAAAATGATTACACCCTTCAATGCAACATAGCTATCACTCCTTAATCTTCACACCTTGAAATAAGCAATCCCAAACTTAAACTCTATCCATCTCAAAGAATGGCCTCAACTTGCAATAAGGATTATGCCTTTCGTTTCTACAAAATTTATCCTCatgaaatatacaaaaaaataaacaCTTCCAACTtgcttttctattttttaaaattcttcGCCTCACATTTCTTGTTTATCTCTTTATAATTGAGTGGGGATCTattttcttcatttattttatcaaaaatataaattcattattaaccaaaaaaaaaaaaaaaaaaacacacctTCAAAACTATAAACAGTTCTTTATATTTATTTGTACTTAATATGTTTGAGAGAAATATGTgcaaattataaaatttaaatataaaaaatagatcAACTACGACGAGAAGGTAGTGGAGGAAAGCAACAAAATTTGTGAACTATAGAAGATTTGAATGATCAAAACAAGAGGTTGCCTCTTTCTTGCCACTGTCGAATGGCTGATCTTAAAGAATAGTTAGCAACCAGATCCTTTTGCTTAAGTTTTTTATTTGTCATGGGTGATGTGAGGTTTCCACGATCAAACCACTCTTGGATCGCCTCCCTCTCGTATGTAAACCCATCTGCAGCAATGTGAGGATCTCGCATAACAGTCTGcaaatttcaaaacaaaatcaagTAATGTTAGAAATACTTAAAAATTTAGGCATTTGTAGCATGAACAATTCGAAACAAAAGTGTAGAAAATGATGCTCGCCATTAGTATTGGACAGAGAAAGAAGCCCGGAACTTGTGCTTCTTCAGGGTCGCCAGCTATGCCGATCTCAGGGGCAACGACAGTAAATTTTCGAAGCTTGTCTAGCATTTGCATCACACTTGGCTGAATGTCTGGTCTATTATTTCTCACTGGTTCCGTGCAATGTAAAGCAAGATAAGCCAGTTGAGTGGCCAGCGCGAATGGCCATTCACCTGCTGAAGGATCCAAAACCTCATCCAGTTTTGAATTTTCTAGCGCACTTTCAACCTCCTTTACCAGTCCTAAGGCTGGTTTCCCTGTGAGAAGCTGAAGACAAATCATTCCCAGGTTGTAAACATCGGATTTGGTAGAGAATTCACCGCTTCTAAGGTATTCTGGATCCATGTACAAAAATGTACCTTTTATCTCCGAATCTTTGTGTGCATCTCGTGGCTGACGACGAGCAAGACGGATGTCACTGATTTTGCCTACATAATTCTTGTCGAGAAAAATACTTTCGGGCTTAAGATCGCGGTGGATTATTGGATCTGGCATTACACTGTGTAAGTATTGTAAGCCGGAGCAAACATCTGCGGCAATGCGAATTCTAGTGTGCCAAGGGAGGGGCGGAGTGGAGTCTTTGCATCTCAGACGATCTGCTAGGGTTCCATTGGTCATATATTCATAAAGTATACATCCCTGCTCGAAACACGCTCCTACTACCGTCACTAAATTCGGATGACGAATTTCTCTTAAAAAATCGATCTGCCAAGAGAAGATTATAAATCATCTGCGATTGAAAACAGAAGGTAAGAAAAAAGTGATGTGCTTTATGAGTACATTTATGTCTATACCTCCCGTTGGAATTCCTCTGGGCTCTGCAAACTGTCCTCACAGACTATTTTGACGGAAACCGTTGCCTCTCCTATTTGAGCTTTGTAAACGGTTCCGTAGCCGCCGCCTGCAGGTTTCGAATGGTCGGAGAAATTTCTGCTTGCGCCTGTGATGTCCTCCGGCGAATATTTGCTGAATTCCACGGTAGAAGAGGAAGAGGGAGTTTCCAGGCGAGATCTAGAATGCAACAAGTCTTGAAGCTGTTTAGTTTCTTCCTCTTTCTGTTTCAAAATGCGACTGTTTTGTATCCCCATCGCGGCGAGCTTCTGCTCTGCGGCGTGGAGCTCCTGGACAGCTTGGTCACGTTCTTGTGTGAATTTGGCAACCTGTGTGGCCAACGATCTTCTGTTGTCAACCACTGCTTGAAGCTCCTCTTGCACTTCTTTTAGCCGCCTCGTTAACTCTTGGCAATACTCTTCTTTCATTTTTGAGACCAAGATCGCGTCTTCTAAGGCAGCTTCAATGGTTGTAAACTGATAAATACGCGAAAATTCAAGCATTTTCACCCCGACCCTAACAATTGCGTCTAAAATAGTACAATAGAAAAAGTAAAAACATGATTGCTTCAAGATTGCTGTTTTAATGGCAGCCGCCTCTGCATTGTTACGCCTTACAGTCTCTCTTTGCATTGCTCGCCTTGCATTCTCCGCCACTTCCAACGCCTCCGTGAGCAGAAATTTCAGGGTTTCAGTATCTGTGAGCTCCTCCTGCATTTCATTTTGAATAgttgtaatttgtaaaaattgtGCCATTTTTTAGCATAAAGAAGTCTTAAGAAGTAAGTAATGCTTAAAGTGAGAACATACCGGAGATAGTTGAGTTTCATCGCTATAAATCTGTCGACTTTCTGCCAGTTGTATATCAGAAGAATGTTCACTGATCGCGGTCGTTATTTCCGACGATGCTTCAAAACATGATTGCTTCACTTCATCGGGGAAATCGGGCTTAAAATCTCCCACAACTTTCAGCGTTGTTTCAATGGAGGCGGCCAAATCTGGTTCGAAATTTGTCTGGAATGAAAATGACCGACCAAAATCCTCTGAAGCTGTTCCAAGTAGTGTTGAAATTCACATTAGCAAGCAACGATGGTGCTTTAAATTTCAGATGTAATAAGAGCAAATAAGTTTCCCCAAAATCAGATAAATAACTGACCATTATCCACGACAGATCCTTCCCTCACTACAAGAAGTTTTCCTTTACACACGACCAATATGTCGCATGAGTTGCTCGCGTGCGTTAGGACGTAACCCGCTTTGCCTGGTCGTTCATTCTTCGATTTCCTGAACAGAGTAGAATTAAAAGCTCATCACTGTGTTGAACAAACCTGATTGACGATGTAAACTAGAATACTCTTCCGCATACTTTGATTTTGCACCGCCTGCTGACGATGTCCCCATGATAAGCTTTCTGATACCCAGTTCTTCAACCATTTCGACAATTCCACTGCAAATATCCGCCTTCTTAACTATCAAAGCCTTTGCTTGCACCTGTTGTACATCAAAGTATTTCAGACACTTCATCTCGGAAagcctttattttcaaaattcaaagtaCCAGGTCAGGtgtcattttatttattaaagGGTTGAGATTCATACCTTGGCTTCGGAGCAAATCTGCAAGTAAATTTCCATGAAATCGTTTATCTTCTGCCTTTTATCCTCCTCATGCACGTCCAGCACACTCTTACATACTTGGTTAACAGGAATTTTCCCAACTGCAATTAAAAGACAAGGAATTTTTAAGcaaaagaaacaaacaaaggctTCAATTCAAATTGAGTGAAACACTTACACGGCGATAGAATGGTGGTAATCGGAAGCTGAACATGAAGTAAAACCAGAGACTCAGCTGGTTTGTAGTGCAGAGCCCATTGTAGAATAGAGACGGTTTCTAACGGGTCTTTTCCTACAGCCACATAAACTTCCTCGCATCGGCTTCCCATTATTAATGGCTGTAAAGGCAATGATCTGTACGTACATTCCTTTCTTTACCCCTCACAAATCGTATGGAGATTTTAAAGTAGTCTGTAAAATGCTCATAGATTTTTGCGTACTCGTCGACACCCACAACAGCTAGATCCATGCCCATCTATAGCATTCTGCATACTTTGAAGATATAGACAAACGACTACTCCCATGAACATCTATTGACGGATTTATTAAAAAATCATAATATATGTTGACATCGTCGGGAAAAAAACAACTAAACGAAAAGGCCGTTTTGATCCGCTCCGCTAAAATACATGTTAATCAGATAATATCCAATTTCGTGAGTGGTATATGCCTGTGGTACGTTCAGCCACATTGAAGAGACTGTGCGCAAGCTGTTCGattcattttgaagattgttgAGAATTTGATATTTGATTCGTATATTCCGATACAcgttatattattttataatttaattcgaaattttttaatgttttattatttTGATAATATTTATCTATGATAGTTGATTGAGGATTTACTAATATGTAATGTAATTATCTATTTTGTAtttcttttattatatttttagttAAAATATTAGTGCTGAAATGTATATCATTTGATCATTTATTGAATATGTATTGTTTAATTCATATTTATGTTTTTGATAAAAGTATGTGGTGAACAACTCCAACCCATTATATTTCAAACTAGGAGGTTTAGACACAAGCTAATAAGCCAAACAATCAGACAAAAAGAACGGGGCAACCAAAAAAGTTGGTATCATTCAGAGTACAACCACCAAAAGAGGGATTATTACACACCAATCGAAACAACAACCAAAAAACAAAGCTTAGTTAAAAATTGAATTGGGACCTAACAGTGGGCCCAATAAAAAAACTTGACTATACTAAACAATAAGAAATGAGCTCTTCTTGTTGTAGCGAATACTAGTCTACGAGGAGGCATCATTGCCAGGAGAAGCTAACATAATAGTGCTGGAGGAACCATTTGAGGTAGAAGATGAGACACCAAATTTGGAGAAGGAATCTAATAGTCTCGAGAAAGGGAATCAAGAACCACACGTAAGATGAGtctaaaactagagaaagaaaaagacaGAGCCACAAGAGTCGTTAAATAATCAGGAATAGGGGACTTGACCATCGAGAGAGAGAAACTAGTAGAAGAAGGAGACACCAAATTTGTTAAGGACTCCTACCCAAAATTAGAAGTAGCTAGAAAAATCATGAGATGGTAGTGGTTAGCTTCCTTCCACTAGGTGGGAGAAGAATGTTGATGAGAACCATGAGGCCAAAATGAGGACAAATGTCTCGTAACAAAGCAAGATTTGAACTAAAACGAAACCCCTATGCCATCTAGAATTTATTTCCATGGTAGCTCACCCACCCTTAGGCAGATCTTAGTAGCAAATGGTTTGGAAAGGTTTGAATCCACCAATATCCTAGTGTACGAGGTATGGGAGAGGAACCTAGTAATAGGGTCCACTTTGAGAATTTGAAGTAGCGCATTACCAATAGATTCATAGGTTGAGTTGCACAAGAAGTGGAGGGGGATGTAAGACAATATTAAACCTAGGTAGGAGAGAATGTAATCTATTCAACCAAGAGGTTGAAAGAGGGCATCAAGGGGCATAAGAAAAAGGCACGAGGCCCCCATTTCTAGATACCCATAGATGTAACAACATCCCAATCCTCACTAGAGTCAAAATAAATAACAAAGAAGATATGAGCATATTGATGTATCTCAACCTTAGCATATACCACTGAGTTATGATCCTCTAAAATCCAAGAATGCAACTTTGGAAGCAAGGTCCATAAGTAGTTGAACCTACAAATGAAACCCTTCCTTTCAAAGAAAGAAATGTTGTCCAACACCTCTTAGCCAAGTACTACATTCTAAACAAAGGAGGTAGGATGAGACATTTTAGAGTCATAACAGAACAACTCCTCAAGGGTTTCACCAAAGAAATTCTCGAGTGGGTGGTTCATCAAGCCTTTAGGGAAAGTtgagaaacaacaacaacaaatagtAATATTTTACAAAAGGGGAAACAAAAGATATGTTGGAGATGTTGATCATTGAGTTCTAGGATAGACAGTCATTAATCcttgtgtagtcacacaaatctgtccagcttaattaaataaatattcgctatttgtttgattaaaaatccactagccatcagttaattaaattaatatttaattaatttattcccaaacattcttctattaattaaataaattattcaatttattttaattaattcattaaatcaaattcacaatcaattaaataaataaaatctatttatttaattaaaatccccttttcctcttttaaataaattaaataaaaagcatttatttaaatcattatcccccccccacttgcattttcctacaaatgcaagttgcacaactattttaaataaattatttatttaaaatcctatttatcctcagccacttgaaacctttaacggtttcccttaaagtcttcaaacttaatggcttccttctagagtcttctcaaacctttaatggtttcccttaaagtcttcaaaacttaatggctttaaagtcttcaaacttgatggcttccttctatagtcttcttaagcctttaatggtttccgttaaagtcttcaaacttaattgcttcccttaaagtcttcttaagactttaatggtttcccttaaagtcttcaaatttaatggcttccttctagagtcttcaagcctttaatggtttccctcaaagtcttcaagcattttaatgctttatcttcctttttctcatttaaataaattaatatttatttgaatatttatccaaatgcaaattacaccatttaattgaaataaatgattttattttaattgaaaataccaaaattcctcccacttgcattttcctacaaaatccacttgcatgcctaaaccccttctattcttctaaacctttcctaattaacctaatccatcccctaaatattgtcacattcctaagcaaattggagtcacttctcaaagactccaaagtctttgaaaagcatttaatgatttgtgtgttcaacaaattaacctctaaagtcttccaaaccacttatggctcttacatgaccattaatggttaattccacttgcacccatggttaaggactttgacccctaacttaaccctcatgtaacccatgtgtctcttcaaagcatttatttctttgactagggtaaccatcatgtctcctcaagcatttaatgctccttatctctcctctcaagcctcctcatggtgacacttgtcaacatgggattgggttgaaagtctcacatggattgaatatctttcaatcctaacccttgctaagattactcaatcttaacccttcatttccccatttcttctataaatagaacccttctcctcaagcaaagaaggaagcattagagtattgttgttatactggtattagcatagagctttttcataacatcactatctacacttgcatagcattttcttatcatattcaaccatcttgaatctccatatggcatccatggctagtggtaaaagctgagagctacaatcatttgggacttggagaggggagaaacaagggagaagcatcaaaaggcatcatggaagcatcttagggaggctcttctcctttcttttattttgttaaacttctttcatgctttttgaaatctcttttgatatgtttggaatggtttttagttctttgttttgtttttatggttgaaactaacttattaacattgaactttgttgttgccttgtccccatttccatgacatcacctTGTAGTCTTGGGTGGGAGATGGGAATTTCAAAATAGAGAGTGGGAGGCCATATTCAAAGTccatattcttgtttattttatgATGTGTTTCAATGATTTATCTCGTGTCAATACATTTGACATATTCATTGTGTGGATAtatgattaaaattaataataatcaatTTAGAATAAGCACATATAATGTTTGATTAGAATAGAAAAATATTTGAGTAGGTTTTATAATCATTTATATAGTTTCATATAGCTAGTTAGGTCAACCTAGGTGGTATCAACAACATAACTATGAAAAAATAATACTTAGTTTATTACTATTTCATTATGTATTATATTCTAATTTAACACTATAAGTTGTGGTCTCCTGAAAATGGCTTATTATTGCTAGTTATTTGTATATTTAATAGTACATACTTCTCTTTTGTAAAATATTTCATCACAAATTCTTACCATCTATAAGGAAATGGATAAGGTGTTTTTTGCAATATGGGAGGTTAGATTGTGAACCACATGTTTCTTtaaagttgaaaaatattttttacacTTTGGAGGGTTCAATAATGATATATTGACATTCTTAGGATTCAAACTTGAGATCTCTTGAACTAGTTTTGAATgaattattataacaaattattttTTGTTAGAACCCAAGCATGTGTATGTAGAACCAATACAAAGTTGACTATTTATGCCATCAACTACAATGACTTTGTGTAAATATGCTATTTATACAAAATGTGTTAAAGTATAACTAATATTTCTCTTTGCCAATATTTTTTTCCAAACTTGTTATATAAGGCCCCTTACGTGCTCGTCATACTTTAGTGTCACTAAAGAGTCCCAAAACAAATCTAATTAGTGAAATTATACTTAGTGTCATTTTCTTACGTTTTGAgagttattttttttaaaatttggaagaTTTTCACCGTGATATGCCATTCTTACCACTTCTATCCTACTTTAATTTATTGGTTTGTCAAATATTATTCTTGTCCCATACCATCCCACCTAAACTTGATGGTCTACTCTCAAACATTATCAAATTTATCTATGTATTAGATTTGTTGTCCTATTAAAGTTATTGTAAATGGACCTATGATACAAAATCTTAAGATCTTGGTATTTATTTATAGTTAAAAAGGTTATGATTCTTTTGCTAATTGAGTTTTAAGAATATCTTAACTAGAATGTCATTCTCTTTATTTTATAAAACTTTGGAGTCTAAATTATTTTCCTTAATTCCTTTTTAGAACAATTTTTAGAATTTCTTTTCAAAAATGACTTACAATGACCATTAATGATAATGTCATATTAATTAATACTAATGTCATTATATATTAGGGTTGTTTGGCATATCTTATATGATAGCATCATCATGATGTAATTTTCATACAATACTAAGAGCcatgtgttggaatcaatgaacactgagaggtggggtgaatcagtgttctgcaattaacAAACTTATGAAACTGATTCTAAAACCACGAGATGAAAGTAATTAAAAcaaaagtgcagaaacataaactaATCAACCATAACACCGGAATTTTTACATgcaaacccggaaagggaaaaaccatggtgggattgagtacccgcaatattattatactttgattaggagtatgataatattacaaaatggtaatgcacttgcattcaggcacactgcctagagctcactgctcaattacataaGATGTCAACAACCATAGAGGACTCACTATCGTACAAATGAAATACAAGAATGATTACAATGTTTGAACTAGAATAcatcatctacaaatgccaaagattagttccagttaagcacaatctgACTGTCTTATACTGCTATGTTTTGCCACACAGTCATCTACCAGAGCATCAAATCTACATTCTGATACTCATTCACAATTCACACATCAACATTCACATACACACACATCGATACACACATCCATCATACATTCACATACACACACAtccatatttttttgaaatgtaaaattattattttatagagCTACAagtg
This window harbors:
- the LOC131875366 gene encoding U-box domain-containing protein 33-like; the encoded protein is MGSRCEEVYVAVGKDPLETVSILQWALHYKPAESLVLLHVQLPITTILSPFGKIPVNQVCKSVLDVHEEDKRQKINDFMEIYLQICSEAKVQAKALIVKKADICSGIVEMVEELGIRKLIMGTSSAGGAKSKKSKNERPGKAGYVLTHASNSCDILVVCKGKLLVVREGSVVDNASEDFGRSFSFQTNFEPDLAASIETTLKVVGDFKPDFPDEVKQSCFEASSEITTAISEHSSDIQLAESRQIYSDETQLSPEELTDTETLKFLLTEALEVAENARRAMQRETVRRNNAEAAAIKTAILKQSCFYFFYCTILDAIVRVGVKMLEFSRIYQFTTIEAALEDAILVSKMKEEYCQELTRRLKEVQEELQAVVDNRRSLATQVAKFTQERDQAVQELHAAEQKLAAMGIQNSRILKQKEEETKQLQDLLHSRSRLETPSSSSTVEFSKYSPEDITGASRNFSDHSKPAGGGYGTVYKAQIGEATVSVKIVCEDSLQSPEEFQREIDFLREIRHPNLVTVVGACFEQGCILYEYMTNGTLADRLRCKDSTPPLPWHTRIRIAADVCSGLQYLHSVMPDPIIHRDLKPESIFLDKNYVGKISDIRLARRQPRDAHKDSEIKGTFLYMDPEYLRSGEFSTKSDVYNLGMICLQLLTGKPALGLVKEVESALENSKLDEVLDPSAGEWPFALATQLAYLALHCTEPVRNNRPDIQPSVMQMLDKLRKFTVVAPEIGIAGDPEEAQVPGFFLCPILMTVMRDPHIAADGFTYEREAIQEWFDRGNLTSPMTNKKLKQKDLVANYSLRSAIRQWQERGNLLF